In Afipia sp. GAS231, a single window of DNA contains:
- a CDS encoding LemA family protein encodes MRRLWTVLAALATLSLTNCGYNAIQTNDEQVKANWSEVVNQYQRRADLVPNLVNSVKGFAQQEKDVLLGVTNARAKVGSIQATPEVLNDPAAFQKFQAAQGELSGALSRLLVVTENYPQLKSDTLFRDLMAQLEGTENRITVARNRYIKSVQDYNVGIRTFPNNLTAMVFGYKDKPNFSVENEKEISTAPKVDFNPAPAPAAPTK; translated from the coding sequence ATGCGCAGATTATGGACCGTGCTGGCGGCGCTGGCGACCTTGAGCCTGACCAATTGCGGTTACAACGCGATCCAGACCAATGACGAGCAGGTCAAGGCGAACTGGTCGGAGGTGGTCAACCAGTACCAGCGCCGCGCCGATCTGGTGCCCAACCTCGTCAATTCGGTGAAGGGCTTTGCCCAGCAGGAAAAGGATGTGCTGCTCGGCGTTACCAACGCCCGCGCCAAGGTCGGCAGCATCCAGGCGACGCCGGAAGTGCTGAACGACCCGGCCGCGTTCCAGAAATTCCAGGCCGCCCAGGGTGAACTTTCCGGCGCACTGTCGCGACTATTGGTCGTGACCGAAAACTATCCGCAGCTCAAATCCGATACGTTGTTTCGCGACCTGATGGCGCAGCTCGAAGGCACCGAGAACCGCATCACCGTGGCGCGCAACCGCTATATCAAATCGGTGCAGGACTATAATGTCGGTATCCGCACCTTCCCGAACAATCTGACGGCGATGGTTTTCGGCTACAAGGATAAGCCGAACTTCTCGGTCGAGAACGAGAAGGAAATTTCAACGGCGCCGAAAGTAGACTTCAATCCGGCACCGGCACCGGCGGCGCCCACCAAATAA